ATATTGAAGTTATCGATATTGAAGCGGAACAGAGCTTCTTACAGACTGGAAGTAATGGGGGCGACATGCCCGGAGATCTATTATAAGCTGAGCAGAAAAAGGTAATGATTATGAAATTTAAATTATTTTTTTATGCAGCTATTGCTCTCATTGCAGCTGGCTGCAGCAACGAAACAGTTGATCTCAGAGATGATCTGACTGCTGAACCGAAAGATAAGGTGTTACAAGTAACTGCTTCGTTCGAAGAGCCGGCCGGAACGCGCGGTTACCTCGAAGAAACCGGTGCTACAATAATTAAATCCATTGGATTCCGGTGGGAAGCGACCGATGAAATACAATTTTGCTTTGAACAAGGGGGGACTGCGGACAAAAATACCGCTAATGTTACTGCTGTAAGCGCTGATGGAAAAACAGCGCAATTTACGGTTACAGTTCCCGCGGGAATCGATGTCGGCAACCCATACACCCTATACGCTTACAGAAGCAGTAGAAAAAGTGAAATAACTACCGGGAGTGTATTGGATCCGATTACTCCCACTGTCGCTGTCTTGCCGGCGGCTCAGTTTAATTATCAGGCAACCTTAGCTGATCAGGCAACTGTCTTTTCCATATGGAGCAAAAAAGTCATTGATCCGGCTATGACAACGATTTCACTTTCTTTCAAGCACCTGGGGTCGATGATGACGCTAAACCTGAAAAATGTGGGCAGTGCAACCATTAGCGATCTGCATTCAATTGTCCTCCAGACCAATCCAAGTCAGAACTGGATAATCAACCGATTAAATGGAAACGGTGGGGCACTGTTTGATATGGCGGCAGAAACTTATGTGGGAGGGAGTGAACAGTTTTCAACAACCTTGACTTTTTTTACTCCCTCAGCCACACTTGCTCCGGATGAAGTGGGAACCTACTACCTCTGGTTTGTTCCGAAAACGGACATCGCTGCATTCGACTTAATGCTGGCTTCCTTAAAAAGTCCAGGGACTCTGTCAGACATAACCGGCCTTACAAATGTCAACAAGAGCATCACCAGAAGTCTTCAGACAGGGAAAAATTATTTGTTGTTTGCTACAATAGAAAATGATGAGTCCACCACTCCTCCCCGTCCGTACCTGTTGAAATTCACCGACTCGACCTTTATCGCTCCTTAATGGAAGTGTGATCAGAAAGTGTTTACCCAAGAGGCATATGCGTCCATATAATTTTTGAGGAAATCGCGCGTATCTTCACTCAGAAGATTTCCGTTTTCATCAAAAAGAGTATGGGCGCTTCCGATATACGCCTCGGGTTGCTGCATCATGGGAACATTCAGAAAAACCATCGATTGACGTACAATATGATTAGCGCCAAATCCACCGATAGCACTCATTGATACGCTAACAACCGCTCCCGGTTTCCCTCCCCAAACGCTTTGTCCATAAGGTCTGGAGGCTACGTCGAAAGCATTTTTCAGCGCGCTTGGAACCGATCGGTTATATTCGGGTGTTACAAATAAAAAGCCGTCGGCAGCTTTTATTTTACGGCGAAAATCGACATATTCTGTTGGCGGATTTTGATCTATATCCTCATTGTAATGAGGTAATTGCCCTATTTCTACAATTTCTAATTCCAAGGAATCGGGAGCCAGCTGCATAAGCTGATTAGCTACTTTTCTGTTAAACGATTCTTTTCTTAAGCTGCCTATTAAAACAGCGATCTTCTTCTTGTTCATAATAAATAAAATTTGATTTTTAAAGTGTTATTTTTATAAAGAGCCTGGATGTCTTTTGTTTACACATTCCCCGACTTTAACAAGGATAGGACCTAAAAAGTTTTTACCAGTCTGGGATTAGAAAATAATTTAACTAAATCTAACCGGAAAAGCATAGATTTAAAAAATATTAATGCAGGTTTAATAGGCTATATCTATTTAATTGCCAATTCATCAAATGCCTTTTGCTGAAATTCGGCACGTATGTTACTTGCGTCTGAATTGAAATTCGGACGTTGTATCATCATTATATAGGCTATATCCCTAACGGGATCTATCCATGCTTGTGTCCCCCAGGCGCCGCCGTGTCCGAATGAGCCGGG
This portion of the Petrimonas sulfuriphila genome encodes:
- a CDS encoding fimbrillin family protein: MKFKLFFYAAIALIAAGCSNETVDLRDDLTAEPKDKVLQVTASFEEPAGTRGYLEETGATIIKSIGFRWEATDEIQFCFEQGGTADKNTANVTAVSADGKTAQFTVTVPAGIDVGNPYTLYAYRSSRKSEITTGSVLDPITPTVAVLPAAQFNYQATLADQATVFSIWSKKVIDPAMTTISLSFKHLGSMMTLNLKNVGSATISDLHSIVLQTNPSQNWIINRLNGNGGALFDMAAETYVGGSEQFSTTLTFFTPSATLAPDEVGTYYLWFVPKTDIAAFDLMLASLKSPGTLSDITGLTNVNKSITRSLQTGKNYLLFATIENDESTTPPRPYLLKFTDSTFIAP
- a CDS encoding NAD(P)H-dependent oxidoreductase, whose protein sequence is MNKKKIAVLIGSLRKESFNRKVANQLMQLAPDSLELEIVEIGQLPHYNEDIDQNPPTEYVDFRRKIKAADGFLFVTPEYNRSVPSALKNAFDVASRPYGQSVWGGKPGAVVSVSMSAIGGFGANHIVRQSMVFLNVPMMQQPEAYIGSAHTLFDENGNLLSEDTRDFLKNYMDAYASWVNTF